Proteins from a genomic interval of Equus quagga isolate Etosha38 chromosome 11, UCLA_HA_Equagga_1.0, whole genome shotgun sequence:
- the PRR15L gene encoding proline-rich protein 15-like protein isoform X2, which yields MTEVGWWKLTFLRKKKSTPKVLYEIPETYAQTEGGAETPRPDSEGPNGNFNTRLGKIVDKNTKGKHVKVSHSGRFKEKSKVRATLAENPNLFEEREGKGQ from the coding sequence ATGACTGAAGTTGGTTGGTGGAAGCTGAcgttcctcaggaaaaagaaatccactCCCAAGGTGCTGTATGAGATCCCTGAGACCTACGCCCAAACAGAGGGCGGCGCGGAGACCCCAAGGCCTGACAGTGAGGGCCCCAACGGCAACTTTAACACCCGCCTGGGGAAGATTGTGGACAAGAACACCAAGGGCAAGCATGTCAAAGTCTCCCACTCTGGCCGCTtcaaggagaagagcaaagtcCGAGCCACGTTGGCAGAGAACCCCAACCTCTTTGAAGAGAGGGAGGGCAAAGGACAGTGA
- the CDK5RAP3 gene encoding CDK5 regulatory subunit-associated protein 3 isoform X1: MQDHQHVPIDIQTSKLLDWLVDRRHCNLKWQSLVLTIREKINAAIQDMPESEEIAQLLSGSYIHYFHCLRIVDLLKGTEASTKNIFGRYSSQRMKDWQEIVALYEKDNTYLGACLPYGVGVWGEFPGPFSVELSSLLVRNVNYEIPSLKKQIAKCQQQQQEYSRKEEEGQAGAAEMREQFYHSCKQYGITGDNVRRELLALVKDLPSQLAEIGAGAQSLGEAIDLYQACVGFVCESPTEQVLPMLRYVQKRGNCTVYEWRTGTEPSVVERPHLEEPPEQVEEDAIDWGDFGVEMASEGADASISAQAAGIDWGISLESDSQEAAADGIDWGDDAAASQITVLEAGTQAPEGVARGPDALTLLEYPETRNQFIDELMELEIFLSQRAVEMSEEADILSVSQFQLAPAILQGQTKAKMVTMVSALQDLIGRLTNLRMQHLFMILASPRYVDRVTEFLQQKLKQSQLLALKKELMVQKQQEALQEQAALEPKLDLLLEKTKELQKLIEADISKRYNGRPVNLMGTSL, encoded by the exons ATGCAG GACCATCAGCACGTGCCCATCGACATCCAGACCAGCAAGCTGCTCG ACTGGCTGGTGGACAGAAGGCACTGCAACCTGAAATGGCAGAGTCTGGTGTTGACGATCCGAGAGAAGATCAACGCTGCCATCCAGGACATGCCAGAGAGCGAAGAGATCGCCCAGCTGCTCTCTGGATCCT ACATTCACTACTTCCACTGCCTAAGAATCGTGGACCTTCTCAAAGGTACCGAAGCctccacaaaaaatatttttggccgGTACTCTTCACAGCGAATGAAG GATTGGCAGGAGATCGTAGCGCTGTATGAGAAGGACAACACCTACTTAG GGGCATGCTTGCCTTATGGTGTGGGTGTCTGGGGTGAATTTCCTGGGCCCTTCTCAGTGGAACTCTCTAGCCTCCTGGTTCGGAATGTCAACTATGAGATCCCCTCGCTGAAGAAGCAGATTGCCAagtgccagcagcagcagcaagaatATAGCCgcaaggaggaggagggccaGGCGGGGGCTGCCGAGATGCGGGAGCAGTTCTACCACTCGTGCAAGCAGTACGGCATCACG GGAGACAATGTCCGGAGAGAGCTGCTGGCCCTGGTGAAGGACCTGCCGAGTCAGCTGGCTGAGATTGGGGCCGGGGCTCAGTCCCTGGGGGAAGCTATTGACCTGTACCAGGCCTGTGTGGGGTTTGTGTGTGAAAG CCCCACAGAGCAGGTGTTGCCTATGCTGCGGTACGTACAGAAGCGGGGAAACTGCACCGTGTATGAGTGGAGGACGGGCACGGAGCCCTCCGTGGTGGAGCGGCCGCACCTCGAGGAGCCTCCTGAGCAAGTGGAAGAGGACGCG aTTGACTGGGGTGACTTTGGAGTAGAGATGGCTTCTGAAGGGGCAGATGCCAGCATCTCTGCCCAGGCTGCCGGAATTGACTGGGGCATCTCCCTGGAGTCGGACTCACAG GAAGCTGCGGCTGATGGGATAGACTGGGGAGACGATGCAGCCGCTTCGCAGATCACAGTGCTGGAAGCCGGAACCCAGG CTCCGGAAGGTGTTGCTAGGGGCCCAGATGCCTTGACACTTCTTGAATACCCTGAGACCCGGAATCAGTTCATCGACGAGCTCATGGAG CTCGAGATCTTCTTGTCCCAGAGAGCAGTGGAGATGAGTGAGGAGGCCGACATCCTGTCTGTGAGCCAGTTCCAGCTGGCTCCAGCCATCCTGCAGGGCCAGACCAAAGCAAAGATGGTTACCATGGTGTCAGCGCTGCAGGATCTGATTGGCCGGCTCACCAATCTTCGAATGCAGCACTTGTTTATGATCCTGGCCTCCCCAAG GTATGTGGACCGAGTGACTGAGTTCCTCCAGCAAAAGCTGAAGCAGTCCCAGCTACTGGCTTTGAAGAAAGAACTGATGGTGCAGAAGCAGCAGGAAGCACTGCAGGAGCAGGCAGCTCTGGAGCCCAAGCTGGACCTGCTGCTAGAAAAGACCAAGGAGCTGCAGAAGCTG ATCGAGGCTGACATTTCCAAGAGGTACAACGGGCGTCCCGTGAACTTGATGGGAACCTCTCTCTGA
- the PNPO gene encoding pyridoxine-5'-phosphate oxidase, producing the protein MTCRLRGVIVTFGRAAEWPRYLCHLRHLCGRGAIMDLGPMRKSYRGDREAFEEAQLTSLDPMKQFAAWFEEAVQCPDIGEANAMCLATCTRDGKPSARMVLLKGFGKDGFRFFTNFESRKGKELDSNPFASLVFYWEPLNRQVRVEGPVKKLPEEEAESYFHSRPKSSQIGAVVSHQSSVIPDREYLRKKNEELEQLYQEREVPKPKYWGGYVLYPQVMEFWQGQTNRLHDRIIFRRGLQTGDSPLGPMTHRGEEGWLYERLAP; encoded by the exons ATGACGTGCCGGCTGCGGGGCGTCATCGTGACGTTCGGGCGAGCCGCCGAGTGGCCGCGCTACCTCTGCCACCTCCGCCACCTGTGCGGCCGCGGTGCTATCATGGACCTGGGACCCATGCGCAAGAGTTACCGCGGGGACCGAGAG GCATTCGAGGAGGCTCAGCTGACTTCCCTGGACCCCATGAAGCAGTTTGCTGCCTGGTTCGAGGAGGCTGTTCAGTGTCCTGACATAGGGGAAGCCAATGCCATGTGTCTGGCTACCTGCACCAG AGATGGGAAGCCCTCTGCCCGCATGGTGCTGCTGAAGGGCTTCGGCAAGGATGGCTTCCGTTTCTTCACTAACTTCGAGAGTCGAAAGGGAAAAGAGCTG gACTCTAATCCCTTTGCTTCCCTCGTCTTCTACTGGGAGCCCCTAAACCGTCAG GTGCGTGTGGAGGGCCCCGTGAAGAAGCTGCCTGAGGAGGAGGCCGAAAGCTACTTCCACTCCCGCCCCAAGAGCAGCCAGATTGGGGCTGTGGTCAGTCACCAGAGTTCCGTGATCCCCGATCGGGAG tatctgagaaagaaaaacgaGGAACTGGAGCAGCTCTACCAGGAACGAGAGGTGCCAAAGCCAAAATACTG GGGCGGCTATGTCCTGTACCCACAGGTGATGGAGTTCTGGCAGGGCCAAACCAACCGCCTGCATGACCGGATCATCTTTCGGCGAGGCCTCCAGACAGGAGACTCCCCTTTGGGGCCCATGACCCACCGCGGGGAGGAAGGCTGGCTCTATGAGAGACTTGCGCCCTGA
- the PRR15L gene encoding proline-rich protein 15-like protein isoform X1, with amino-acid sequence MSGSDLGYSRGCNQAPESGKLRREAPVLPLAQTSLGTPSCWLGGPWRTLASGTCWAAAPTQLSRPEPCLAWHPGGTPTSASHPPRQLLHSAPSLRKVSPPSRSSRTTEGPTLGSGNAMTEVGWWKLTFLRKKKSTPKVLYEIPETYAQTEGGAETPRPDSEGPNGNFNTRLGKIVDKNTKGKHVKVSHSGRFKEKSKVRATLAENPNLFEEREGKGQ; translated from the exons ATGAGCGGGAGTGACCTTGGCTATAGCCGGGGCTGCAACCAGGCACCTGAGAGTGGGAAACTGAGGAGAGAGGCTCCCGTGTTGCCCCTAGCCCAGACTTCCCTTGGGACTCCCTCCTGCTGGCTAGGCGGTCCCTGGAGGACCCTGGCTTCTGG CACCTGCTGGGCAGCTGCTCCTACCCAGCTCTCCCGGCCTGAGCCCTGCCTGGCGTGGCACCCCGGAGGCACCCCCACTTCCGCCAGTCACCCTCCCAGGCAGCTCCTACACTCAGCTCCTTCTCTAAGGAAAGTCTCACCTCCATCTCGGAGCAGTCGGACTACAG AAGGCCCCACCCTTGGCTCAGGGAACGCCATGACTGAAGTTGGTTGGTGGAAGCTGAcgttcctcaggaaaaagaaatccactCCCAAGGTGCTGTATGAGATCCCTGAGACCTACGCCCAAACAGAGGGCGGCGCGGAGACCCCAAGGCCTGACAGTGAGGGCCCCAACGGCAACTTTAACACCCGCCTGGGGAAGATTGTGGACAAGAACACCAAGGGCAAGCATGTCAAAGTCTCCCACTCTGGCCGCTtcaaggagaagagcaaagtcCGAGCCACGTTGGCAGAGAACCCCAACCTCTTTGAAGAGAGGGAGGGCAAAGGACAGTGA
- the CDK5RAP3 gene encoding CDK5 regulatory subunit-associated protein 3 isoform X2: protein MQDHQHVPIDIQTSKLLDWLVDRRHCNLKWQSLVLTIREKINAAIQDMPESEEIAQLLSGSYIHYFHCLRIVDLLKGTEASTKNIFGRYSSQRMKDWQEIVALYEKDNTYLVELSSLLVRNVNYEIPSLKKQIAKCQQQQQEYSRKEEEGQAGAAEMREQFYHSCKQYGITGDNVRRELLALVKDLPSQLAEIGAGAQSLGEAIDLYQACVGFVCESPTEQVLPMLRYVQKRGNCTVYEWRTGTEPSVVERPHLEEPPEQVEEDAIDWGDFGVEMASEGADASISAQAAGIDWGISLESDSQEAAADGIDWGDDAAASQITVLEAGTQAPEGVARGPDALTLLEYPETRNQFIDELMELEIFLSQRAVEMSEEADILSVSQFQLAPAILQGQTKAKMVTMVSALQDLIGRLTNLRMQHLFMILASPRYVDRVTEFLQQKLKQSQLLALKKELMVQKQQEALQEQAALEPKLDLLLEKTKELQKLIEADISKRYNGRPVNLMGTSL from the exons ATGCAG GACCATCAGCACGTGCCCATCGACATCCAGACCAGCAAGCTGCTCG ACTGGCTGGTGGACAGAAGGCACTGCAACCTGAAATGGCAGAGTCTGGTGTTGACGATCCGAGAGAAGATCAACGCTGCCATCCAGGACATGCCAGAGAGCGAAGAGATCGCCCAGCTGCTCTCTGGATCCT ACATTCACTACTTCCACTGCCTAAGAATCGTGGACCTTCTCAAAGGTACCGAAGCctccacaaaaaatatttttggccgGTACTCTTCACAGCGAATGAAG GATTGGCAGGAGATCGTAGCGCTGTATGAGAAGGACAACACCTACTTAG TGGAACTCTCTAGCCTCCTGGTTCGGAATGTCAACTATGAGATCCCCTCGCTGAAGAAGCAGATTGCCAagtgccagcagcagcagcaagaatATAGCCgcaaggaggaggagggccaGGCGGGGGCTGCCGAGATGCGGGAGCAGTTCTACCACTCGTGCAAGCAGTACGGCATCACG GGAGACAATGTCCGGAGAGAGCTGCTGGCCCTGGTGAAGGACCTGCCGAGTCAGCTGGCTGAGATTGGGGCCGGGGCTCAGTCCCTGGGGGAAGCTATTGACCTGTACCAGGCCTGTGTGGGGTTTGTGTGTGAAAG CCCCACAGAGCAGGTGTTGCCTATGCTGCGGTACGTACAGAAGCGGGGAAACTGCACCGTGTATGAGTGGAGGACGGGCACGGAGCCCTCCGTGGTGGAGCGGCCGCACCTCGAGGAGCCTCCTGAGCAAGTGGAAGAGGACGCG aTTGACTGGGGTGACTTTGGAGTAGAGATGGCTTCTGAAGGGGCAGATGCCAGCATCTCTGCCCAGGCTGCCGGAATTGACTGGGGCATCTCCCTGGAGTCGGACTCACAG GAAGCTGCGGCTGATGGGATAGACTGGGGAGACGATGCAGCCGCTTCGCAGATCACAGTGCTGGAAGCCGGAACCCAGG CTCCGGAAGGTGTTGCTAGGGGCCCAGATGCCTTGACACTTCTTGAATACCCTGAGACCCGGAATCAGTTCATCGACGAGCTCATGGAG CTCGAGATCTTCTTGTCCCAGAGAGCAGTGGAGATGAGTGAGGAGGCCGACATCCTGTCTGTGAGCCAGTTCCAGCTGGCTCCAGCCATCCTGCAGGGCCAGACCAAAGCAAAGATGGTTACCATGGTGTCAGCGCTGCAGGATCTGATTGGCCGGCTCACCAATCTTCGAATGCAGCACTTGTTTATGATCCTGGCCTCCCCAAG GTATGTGGACCGAGTGACTGAGTTCCTCCAGCAAAAGCTGAAGCAGTCCCAGCTACTGGCTTTGAAGAAAGAACTGATGGTGCAGAAGCAGCAGGAAGCACTGCAGGAGCAGGCAGCTCTGGAGCCCAAGCTGGACCTGCTGCTAGAAAAGACCAAGGAGCTGCAGAAGCTG ATCGAGGCTGACATTTCCAAGAGGTACAACGGGCGTCCCGTGAACTTGATGGGAACCTCTCTCTGA